The following are from one region of the Aequoribacter fuscus genome:
- a CDS encoding acyl-CoA dehydrogenase family protein produces MATEQQLENFRQEVAAWMKANKPADPGFLLPQSFMEVGSEQQLDFLREWQYKLWSAGYLGMAWPSEYGGQGAEPVFQSIADKEMSRASVPIAFNVIGLGWAGPLINDVGTEEEKRKYLKGILTGEDIWCQGFSEPDHGSDLGSAQCRAVRDGDEYVINGSKIWTTMGNYAKYMILLARTNPNAERKYDGLSFFLSPMKVPGVDPKPIRKLTGEYGFTQTYFNDARIPASCLMGEEGKGWQLAMQTLQYERGAEAGAAGGLSMVRIAFEDMIEMLQGKQRDGVEVLDDPVVRDELMQLLIEDKAISIGEKRAHIGALNNDFRMSLPLSTKLRWTEHARRMRQAAVRLQGAGGSLYVQDSQAIQGGFWQRAYMQSFSATIGGGTSQVQANIVAEHVLGLPK; encoded by the coding sequence ATGGCGACAGAACAACAACTAGAAAATTTTCGACAGGAGGTCGCGGCGTGGATGAAGGCCAACAAGCCCGCTGACCCCGGGTTTTTGCTACCGCAAAGCTTTATGGAAGTGGGCAGCGAGCAACAACTCGATTTTTTACGCGAGTGGCAATACAAGCTCTGGTCTGCCGGCTATTTGGGCATGGCGTGGCCGAGTGAGTACGGAGGACAAGGTGCTGAGCCGGTCTTTCAAAGTATTGCCGACAAAGAAATGTCCAGAGCGTCGGTACCCATTGCCTTTAACGTAATTGGCTTAGGTTGGGCCGGCCCTCTAATTAACGACGTAGGCACTGAAGAAGAAAAACGAAAGTACCTCAAAGGTATTTTGACTGGTGAAGATATTTGGTGCCAAGGTTTTTCAGAGCCCGATCATGGCTCAGACCTAGGTTCTGCGCAGTGTCGCGCTGTGCGCGACGGCGATGAATATGTCATCAATGGCAGCAAGATTTGGACCACCATGGGCAACTACGCCAAATATATGATCTTGCTAGCGCGCACTAACCCGAATGCCGAGCGTAAGTATGACGGCCTATCTTTCTTCTTATCACCGATGAAAGTACCCGGTGTCGACCCAAAGCCTATTCGCAAATTAACAGGCGAGTATGGATTTACTCAGACCTACTTTAACGATGCTCGTATACCAGCGTCTTGTCTGATGGGTGAAGAGGGTAAAGGCTGGCAACTTGCGATGCAGACGCTGCAGTACGAGCGCGGCGCGGAAGCCGGTGCAGCTGGCGGCTTATCGATGGTGCGCATTGCTTTCGAAGACATGATCGAGATGTTACAGGGTAAGCAGCGGGATGGTGTAGAGGTACTAGATGATCCGGTTGTGCGCGACGAGCTTATGCAGTTACTGATCGAGGATAAGGCCATCAGTATTGGTGAAAAGCGTGCTCATATCGGGGCACTGAATAATGATTTCAGAATGTCGCTCCCGCTCTCAACGAAACTACGCTGGACCGAACACGCTCGCCGTATGCGCCAGGCAGCCGTTCGCCTTCAAGGCGCTGGTGGTTCGCTCTATGTGCAGGATTCTCAGGCCATTCAGGGAGGGTTTTGGCAGCGAGCTTACATGCAGAGTTTCTCTGCTACGATTGGCGGCGGAACGTCGCAAGTCCAAGCCAATATCGTTGCCGAGCATGTGCTTGGTTTGCCGAAATAG
- a CDS encoding acyl-CoA dehydrogenase family protein, whose amino-acid sequence MDFGKTQISFSEEQAMLLDAAQGLCADLSPIDKVRSLLEDDTGYDEAAWQQMVEMGWTGLALPESVGGSDFGLGALVPLFECMGKRLLTTPLMSTVLAAECLRRTGDPAAHTSLEQIAAGAKATVAFVEADDWGSQGVTTRIEDGKLQGSKRHVADAADAAILVIPAMREGVKVLAIVRGDQIDAACRTKHDVLDATRRAQSITLDIAEADITVIASNVDRALEETQLIGALLVAAESTGAAVSCLNVTVDYLKTRKQFGKLIGSYQALKHPSVDILCAIESSKSLIYQAATELHAGALSRDARIACHMAKSKASETLVFAGDRAVQFHGGMGFTYECDAQLYLRRGLWAQQAFGDPMHHRKRLAQLILDDE is encoded by the coding sequence ATGGATTTTGGTAAAACACAAATAAGCTTTAGTGAAGAGCAAGCGATGTTGTTGGATGCCGCGCAAGGTCTGTGTGCGGATTTGTCGCCCATTGATAAGGTGCGTTCCCTACTGGAAGACGACACAGGCTATGACGAGGCTGCTTGGCAGCAAATGGTGGAGATGGGCTGGACTGGGCTTGCCCTGCCTGAATCGGTCGGCGGCTCAGATTTTGGCCTCGGCGCATTGGTACCATTGTTTGAATGTATGGGCAAAAGGTTACTGACAACGCCATTGATGAGCACCGTGCTGGCTGCTGAATGTTTACGTCGGACAGGTGACCCAGCGGCGCATACATCGCTAGAACAGATCGCCGCTGGAGCAAAAGCGACGGTGGCTTTCGTAGAAGCTGACGACTGGGGTTCACAGGGTGTCACGACACGTATTGAAGATGGTAAATTGCAGGGCTCGAAACGTCATGTGGCCGATGCTGCCGATGCTGCCATTTTGGTCATTCCAGCCATGCGCGAAGGCGTCAAAGTTCTCGCTATTGTTCGTGGTGACCAGATCGATGCCGCGTGCCGCACCAAACACGATGTCTTGGACGCCACCCGCCGTGCGCAATCCATTACTTTGGATATAGCAGAAGCCGACATTACGGTGATTGCGAGTAATGTCGATAGAGCGCTTGAAGAGACGCAGCTCATTGGTGCCTTGTTGGTAGCTGCTGAGTCAACCGGTGCTGCGGTGTCATGCTTAAATGTGACGGTCGATTACCTAAAAACGCGCAAGCAGTTTGGTAAGTTGATTGGTTCGTATCAAGCGCTAAAACACCCTAGTGTCGATATCTTGTGCGCCATCGAATCAAGCAAATCTTTGATTTATCAAGCGGCAACCGAGCTTCATGCGGGTGCGCTGAGTCGCGATGCGAGAATTGCGTGCCACATGGCCAAGTCAAAAGCGTCTGAAACCCTAGTGTTTGCTGGTGACCGAGCAGTGCAATTTCATGGTGGCATGGGCTTTACCTACGAATGCGATGCACAATTGTATTTGCGCCGAGGTCTGTGGGCTCAGCAAGCGTTCGGTGACCCAATGCATCATCGCAAGCGCCTCGCGCAATTGATTCTTGATGACGAGTAA
- a CDS encoding ABC1 kinase family protein: MTKKSSKSLLAGFGRGLGVGLAGLRAGGALAADSLINRAMGKDPGQSDFAVNEARRFVSELGKMKGSYVKIGQMMALLGEHFLPSSLIVALRDLHDATEPLPYVKLLPQLQLIPGFDELDIDPNPLAAASLSQVHRAKIQDTGEELVLKIQYPGLADTIDTDFDAVVKMLTVARWLRSGRELDAWIQTLREQLQLEVDYQREAIATMTMREQLEADSSHSYCAVAAPKVYSQYSTAQVLALSYEPGVSVDSPALSTWSLSRRNALAQAMLDLFFKELYAWGVLQTDPNLGNYLIRPKARGDRQSLDTLVLLDFGSTIAFEEDFLDALGRTIAAGQAQDRSTLINALIDLGCLSASSHPEARESFADFCLQLLEPLRPPEELPSEYLDDQGRYCWAESNLMRRVARMAAQSVKHKHFATPTRQFAVIARKLTGVFTFICMLNPRFNGHAIAQSHIHGWLESKHGK; encoded by the coding sequence ATGACGAAAAAATCTTCTAAATCTCTACTTGCTGGCTTCGGGCGCGGTCTGGGCGTGGGTCTAGCTGGTCTGCGCGCCGGCGGTGCGCTGGCCGCCGATTCCCTAATTAATCGCGCCATGGGTAAAGACCCAGGCCAGTCAGATTTTGCGGTGAACGAGGCTCGCCGGTTTGTGTCCGAACTCGGTAAAATGAAAGGCAGCTACGTCAAAATAGGGCAGATGATGGCGCTACTTGGCGAGCATTTTTTGCCGTCTTCTTTGATAGTGGCTTTGCGAGACTTGCACGATGCGACCGAGCCTCTGCCGTATGTAAAGCTGTTGCCTCAGCTGCAGTTGATCCCTGGTTTTGATGAGCTAGACATCGATCCGAACCCATTAGCGGCTGCGTCTTTGTCACAAGTTCATCGCGCAAAGATACAAGATACCGGGGAAGAGTTGGTGCTGAAAATTCAGTATCCGGGACTGGCCGATACCATTGATACTGACTTTGATGCCGTGGTGAAAATGCTGACGGTGGCGCGTTGGTTGCGCTCGGGCCGTGAGCTGGATGCCTGGATACAGACGCTGCGCGAACAACTTCAATTAGAAGTGGACTATCAACGTGAGGCAATCGCCACGATGACCATGCGTGAGCAGCTAGAGGCCGATTCATCGCATTCGTATTGTGCCGTTGCGGCCCCCAAAGTCTACTCGCAATACAGTACGGCGCAGGTGCTTGCCTTATCTTACGAGCCCGGTGTCAGCGTTGATAGCCCGGCTTTGTCTACATGGTCTTTGTCTAGGCGCAATGCGCTAGCTCAAGCGATGCTGGACCTGTTCTTCAAAGAACTGTACGCCTGGGGTGTGCTGCAGACTGACCCGAATTTAGGCAATTACTTAATCCGCCCCAAAGCACGCGGTGACCGTCAATCGCTTGATACGCTTGTGCTGTTGGATTTTGGCTCCACGATCGCGTTTGAAGAAGACTTTTTGGATGCTTTAGGCAGAACGATTGCTGCGGGCCAGGCTCAGGACCGATCGACGCTCATAAACGCTTTGATTGACTTAGGCTGTTTGAGCGCATCGAGTCATCCCGAGGCACGCGAGAGCTTTGCGGATTTTTGTTTACAATTGCTCGAGCCCTTGCGCCCCCCAGAAGAGCTGCCGTCGGAGTATCTTGACGACCAAGGACGCTATTGTTGGGCAGAGTCGAACCTGATGCGACGCGTGGCACGCATGGCGGCACAGTCGGTGAAACACAAACATTTCGCGACACCGACACGGCAGTTCGCTGTGATTGCTCGAAAACTGACAGGCGTATTTACCTTCATTTGCATGTTAAACCCTAGATTTAACGGGCATGCGATTGCACAAAGCCACATCCATGGCTGGTTGGAGAGCAAACATGGCAAGTGA
- a CDS encoding ABC1 kinase family protein, which produces MASDHKPPKQKALPASRFARLGRMARLASGVAGGMVAEGVKQWSKGQRPSMRDLLLTPNNAERVAERLSEMRGAAMKLGQMLSMDTGDFLPKPLADALSQLRAEAHTLPQKQTRATLKSIYGLDWPELFARFDIEPFAAASIGQVHKAQLHDGRDIVVKLQYPGVLASIDADVDNMATLLRWSGLVPEQVDVAPLLESVKKQLKDEADYELEANHLRSFGQALKEDARFWVPDTVAELSNKQALAMSFVPGEPIESLEHAEQGTRDRVMTALIELLLIELFELRLVQTDPNFANYRYDYPSGRIVLLDFGATRAFKAKFVNDYRSLAKAAVAGNTARMLAAADRLGYAIGDTEGPYRDLILDVFNIALEPLSTPGVYDFGQSDMPQRMMALSNKITEHKDFWQAPPAEAIYFHRKIGGMFMLAHRLQARVPVYDLFQAAIKS; this is translated from the coding sequence ATGGCAAGTGATCATAAACCGCCCAAGCAAAAAGCCTTGCCCGCCAGCCGGTTTGCGCGTCTTGGCCGCATGGCGCGCCTCGCCAGCGGCGTAGCCGGTGGCATGGTTGCCGAGGGGGTGAAACAGTGGTCAAAGGGGCAGCGACCCTCGATGCGAGATTTACTGTTGACCCCCAACAATGCTGAGCGCGTAGCGGAGCGCTTAAGTGAAATGCGCGGCGCGGCGATGAAGCTGGGTCAAATGCTGTCGATGGACACCGGTGATTTTTTACCCAAGCCTTTGGCCGATGCGCTCAGTCAACTGCGCGCTGAGGCACACACCCTGCCACAAAAGCAAACGCGCGCGACGTTGAAGTCAATTTACGGTCTCGATTGGCCCGAGTTGTTTGCCCGATTTGACATCGAGCCCTTTGCTGCGGCATCCATAGGTCAGGTGCATAAAGCTCAGCTGCACGATGGTCGTGACATTGTGGTTAAGCTGCAATATCCCGGGGTATTAGCCAGTATCGATGCCGATGTCGACAACATGGCGACCTTGTTGCGATGGTCTGGCTTGGTACCTGAGCAGGTCGACGTTGCACCGTTATTAGAGTCGGTGAAGAAGCAGCTCAAAGACGAAGCCGACTATGAGCTCGAGGCGAACCATTTGCGAAGCTTTGGTCAGGCGTTAAAAGAGGACGCGCGCTTCTGGGTGCCCGACACGGTTGCTGAACTCTCGAATAAGCAGGCTTTGGCCATGAGCTTTGTCCCTGGCGAACCGATAGAGTCGCTAGAGCATGCCGAGCAAGGCACGCGTGACAGGGTCATGACGGCCTTGATTGAGCTACTGCTGATCGAGCTGTTTGAATTGCGTCTGGTGCAAACCGACCCCAACTTTGCCAATTACCGCTACGACTACCCATCGGGCCGAATTGTCCTGTTGGATTTTGGTGCAACTCGTGCGTTCAAGGCAAAATTTGTGAATGATTATCGCAGCTTAGCCAAGGCCGCGGTGGCTGGGAATACGGCTCGAATGTTGGCAGCGGCTGATCGTTTGGGGTATGCCATTGGGGATACCGAGGGCCCTTACCGCGACTTAATTCTGGATGTATTTAATATTGCATTGGAACCTTTGAGCACACCTGGCGTTTATGATTTTGGCCAGTCGGATATGCCACAGCGAATGATGGCTTTGTCGAATAAGATTACTGAGCACAAAGATTTTTGGCAGGCGCCGCCCGCCGAGGCTATTTACTTCCATCGTAAAATCGGTGGCATGTTTATGTTAGCCCATCGTCTACAGGCTCGCGTGCCTGTTTACGATCTGTTTCAGGCGGCGATAAAGTCCTAG
- a CDS encoding cryptochrome/photolyase family protein, which yields MTKTKRLILILADQLSWQQPALSDSSPDTDTLVFAEVAQEATYVRHNKHKIAFLFAAMRKFADQARSKGYSVRYFTIDQQVKTLLEAVQTTLVSQPIFDAVHLCEPGEYRLKREIETWADQLGVPCVVHEDRRFLCSHTEFKAWADRQKTFRMEYFYRGMRKRLNVLMDDDQPVGGQWNYDADNRSGWRNKDVIPKRIEFPIDATTQTVINTVEQCFSDHPGDLTQFSYATDATQAQAHLAQFIQNFLPRFGQYQDALAEESTTLFHGLIGLYLNAGLLEPADVCHQAEAAYRAGSAPLAATEGFIRQIIGWREYVRGIYWYHMPRYATLNTWNAARPVPSWFWSGNTQMRCLHKSIQQSLATGYAHHIQRLMVIGNFSLLAGLSVSEVCDWYLAMYVDAYEWVELPNTLGMALNADDGIMASKPYAASGKYIAKQGNHCQQCPYDPKLTTGPKACPYNSLYWRFIDRHLDSLSKNPRMGLITGQWRKRAADERESIVQWADQLLDRMESL from the coding sequence ATGACTAAAACAAAACGCCTAATACTTATACTCGCCGATCAGCTCTCATGGCAACAGCCTGCGTTGTCAGACTCATCGCCCGATACCGATACACTGGTATTTGCTGAAGTTGCACAGGAAGCGACCTACGTTCGCCACAACAAGCATAAGATTGCCTTCCTATTTGCCGCCATGCGCAAATTCGCTGACCAAGCTCGTAGTAAAGGCTATTCAGTGCGCTATTTTACGATTGATCAGCAAGTTAAAACGCTACTCGAAGCCGTACAAACTACTTTGGTCTCGCAACCAATCTTTGACGCTGTCCATCTATGCGAGCCAGGAGAATATCGACTCAAGCGCGAAATAGAGACATGGGCCGACCAACTGGGCGTGCCCTGTGTTGTGCATGAAGATCGCCGATTTTTGTGTTCACACACCGAATTTAAAGCCTGGGCTGACCGTCAGAAAACGTTTCGTATGGAGTATTTCTATCGCGGTATGCGCAAGCGTCTTAACGTCCTCATGGACGACGATCAACCCGTTGGCGGGCAATGGAATTACGATGCAGATAACCGGTCGGGCTGGCGCAACAAAGATGTCATCCCCAAACGCATAGAATTTCCCATCGACGCAACCACCCAAACCGTGATCAACACCGTCGAACAATGCTTTAGCGATCATCCCGGTGATCTAACACAATTCTCGTACGCGACCGATGCAACCCAAGCACAGGCGCATCTAGCGCAATTCATACAAAACTTCTTACCGCGGTTTGGACAGTACCAAGATGCGCTTGCTGAAGAGTCGACCACGCTGTTCCACGGCTTGATCGGCCTGTATTTAAATGCGGGCTTATTAGAGCCTGCCGACGTTTGCCATCAAGCCGAAGCCGCCTACCGAGCGGGCAGTGCCCCCCTGGCGGCGACTGAAGGCTTTATCCGCCAGATCATTGGGTGGCGAGAGTATGTGCGCGGGATTTATTGGTACCACATGCCACGCTACGCCACACTGAACACGTGGAACGCCGCTAGGCCAGTCCCATCTTGGTTTTGGAGCGGCAACACTCAGATGCGCTGCCTACATAAAAGTATTCAGCAAAGCTTGGCTACGGGTTATGCCCATCATATTCAGCGACTCATGGTCATCGGTAATTTCAGTTTACTCGCAGGTTTGTCAGTCTCTGAAGTCTGCGATTGGTATCTGGCCATGTACGTAGACGCCTACGAGTGGGTGGAGCTGCCCAACACGTTAGGCATGGCGTTAAACGCGGATGACGGCATTATGGCTAGCAAGCCTTATGCGGCCTCAGGCAAGTACATTGCTAAGCAAGGCAATCATTGTCAGCAGTGCCCTTACGACCCCAAACTCACAACCGGACCTAAAGCTTGCCCCTATAACAGCTTGTACTGGCGCTTCATTGATCGTCATCTGGACAGCTTGAGCAAAAACCCCAGAATGGGCTTGATCACTGGTCAATGGCGCAAACGCGCAGCAGACGAACGCGAAAGCATCGTTCAGTGGGCCGATCAATTACTCGATCGCATGGAATCGCTCTAG
- a CDS encoding MarR family winged helix-turn-helix transcriptional regulator, producing the protein MSVEQELLIALRRIIRAIDLHSKKLNREAGLTGPQLVILQTIDRLPEVTPKRVAAEVNLSQGTVTVILDRLEARGLIQRIRSERDRRSYQLTLSEQGRQLLSKAPAPLQDNFIARFSQLEQWEQNQILSSVQRLAVMMNAVDIDAAPMLEIGTLQATPSD; encoded by the coding sequence ATGTCAGTTGAGCAAGAGCTGCTGATTGCGTTACGTCGAATTATTCGTGCTATTGATTTGCACTCAAAAAAGTTGAATCGAGAGGCCGGTTTGACAGGTCCGCAATTGGTGATTTTGCAAACGATTGACCGACTTCCTGAGGTGACGCCGAAGCGTGTTGCCGCCGAAGTCAACCTAAGCCAAGGCACCGTTACAGTCATTCTTGATCGTTTGGAGGCGCGGGGTTTGATTCAGCGTATTCGCTCCGAACGAGACCGTCGCAGTTATCAGCTGACATTATCCGAACAGGGTCGGCAGCTCTTAAGTAAAGCGCCTGCGCCTTTGCAAGATAATTTTATCGCGCGGTTTAGTCAATTAGAGCAGTGGGAGCAGAACCAGATTCTCTCCTCGGTACAGCGGCTAGCGGTGATGATGAATGCGGTCGATATTGACGCAGCCCCAATGCTTGAGATTGGAACACTACAGGCCACCCCAAGCGACTAA